ACTACCTCCCCACGACCCCCCTCTACCTCCTCGAGCCCGGCCCCCCCGAGGATGGAGAGGGCATCGATCGCATGCGCTGTGGGTTCCTCGCGTTCCGGGATGGGTGGCACGGGTTTGGCCGGGTGGAGGTGCTGTCCCCGCGGGAGGACTTGGTGGAGGCGGCGGCCCACTTCTTCTCGGCCCTGCGGGCCCTGGACGAGGCGGGCCTTGCCGCCATCGTGGCCGAGCCGGTGCCGGAGGAGGGCCTCGGGGTGGCGATCATGGACCGGCTGCGACGGGCCGCATCCGGCCGGGCCCGCCTGAGCGAGCGGCACGTGTGGCCCATGCGAAAGGAAGGAGGATGCCCTTGAGAGGGAAACGGGTGGCGGTGCTCGTGGCCGACCTCTACCAGGAGCTGGAGTTCTGGTACCCCTATCTCCGGCTCAAGGAGGAGGGGGCGAAGGCCGTGGCGGTGGGGCCGGAGGCGGTGGAGTACAAGAGCAAGCTCGGCTATCCGGCCAAGGCGGAGCTGGCCGCCAGCATGGCCCGGGCCGAGGACTTCGACGGGGTGATCATCCCCGGCGGGTACGCCCCGGACCACATGCGGCGGAGCAAAGAACTGGTGGAGTTCGTGAGAAAGATGGCGGAGGCCGGGAAGCCGGTGGCCGCGATCTGCCACGGAGGGTGGATGCTCTGTTCGGCCCGGGTGGTGAAGGGCAAGAAGGTAACGAGCGTCGCCGCGATCCGCGATGACCTCGCGAACGCCGGCGCCACCTGGGTGGACGAGGAGGTGGTGGTGGACGGGAACCTCATCACCTCCCGGGTTCCCAGCGACCTCCCCGCGTTCATGCGCGCCATCCTCACCGCCCTCGCCGCGTAGCCGCCCACCCGGGCCGAACGGCCAGGGATCCCGTTCGCAGCTGCACCGTCCTCCGTTTGCGGTCGACCGCCCGGGCGCCCAGGCGTCACCCCCGGGGAACCTGGACCTCGATCCGGACCACCGACCGCTGGACCGCTTGGACGACCTCGGCCGGGGAGAGCGCCACTCCTTGCGACGACGCCACGGGGGGCAGGCTGATCCCACGACCGGCGAGCCATACCCGGGCCAAGTTCACGGACACGGCAAACCCGGCTTCCTGCCCGCCACCGGTCGACAGGTTTCCGGCCACGACACCCACCACCTCCCCGGACGCGTTCACCAGCGGCGCCCCGCTATACCCGGCCCGAAACGGGTCGCGCACGGCGAGGAGATCGGTGAGCACCGCGTCCTCGGGGCCGATCGCCCGCCACCCGACCCCGAGGACCTCGGTGGTGAGGGCCGTCGGCCACGCCCTTCCCTCTGGGTACCCGATGGCGGTGACCTCGTCTCCGATGTGAACGAAGTCCGAGTTGCCCAGCACTGCCCGCGGCATCGGGCGGGCCCCCGCCACCGCAACCACCGCCAGGTCATGATCGGCAGTCGTGGCCACCACGGCGGCCCGATAGCGTCGCCCTGCCCACTCCACCGTCACCTGTCGAGCCCCGCGGACGACGTGGGCCGCGGTGAGGATGTACCCGGCCTCACCGATCACGAACCCGGTCCCGGACCCCACCCGTTCCTGGAGATAAAGTCCGGGTACGAACGCGACGAGGAGGGCCCCGGCCACCACCAGGACCAACACGGGCACCCACCACCGGCGCGGCCGGGGCGGGGCCTCGGGTTCAGCCCACGGTTCCTCGAACGGATCCGGTGTTCCGTCGTCCAGCGGAGATCCGATCACGCCACTCCCTCGACACAGGGGCAGATGAGAGAACCCGCCTTGGGCCAGTCGGAACGCGCGCCCGGCCGCACCGGGCCTTGACCGGGCGGGTCACTTCCGGCGTCGGTGCCGCCCTCTCCGGATCTTCCGGCACCGCCTGGGTCGGGCTTCTGGGGTCAGGAGCCCGCGCAGGAGCCGGCGGTACCCCTCCGCCCCCTTGGCCAGGTCGGCCACGGGGATGCGTTCGTCCGGCTGGTGGGCGAGGGCCTCGTCTCCCGGCCCGTAGCCCACGGTGGGGATGCCCCGCCGGCCGCACGACTCCACTCCGTCCGTGGAGAACCGCCACACCCGCAGCGGAGGCTGCGAGAGCGCCGCCCACGCCCGCTCCACCCACGGGTGGCTCGGGTCCATCCACCACGCGGGGAAGAAGTACTGGGCGGTGAGCTTCTCCCCGGTGTACGCGGTGAGCTCCCCCTGCTCCACCAAGGCCTTCACCCCCAGCTCCTCGTAGTCGGCGAGCACCGAGTCCGGGGTCTCCCCGCGCACGATGCGCCGGTCGACAAGGGCCCAGCACCGGTCGGGGACCAGCGGACCGCAGGTGGGGGTGCCCACGGCGACCACCGTCGCCGACCCCCGGCCGAGGACCGGGTCCTCGGGCAAGGGGACGGCCAGGGCGTAGGGCAGGGCGTCCACCATGCGCTCGATCGCGTTCTCCCCGAGCTCGGGCATCGCGGCGTGGGCGGTGCGGCCGGGGGCCTCCAGGCGCAGCACGGCCCGCCCCCGGTGCCCGACCCCTAGGCGCAAATCCGTGGGCTCGCCGAGCACCACCAGGTCGGGGCGGCTCACCCCGTCCAGCACCCGTGCCAGCACTGTCCCCTCGGCGGTCTCCTCGTGGGGCACGTACACGAGGAGGAGCGTCCCCTGCAGGTCGCGGGCCGCGGCTGCCGCCCCGGCGACCTGGGCGGCGATCGCCCCCTTCATGTCCACCGCCCCACGGCCGTATAGCATCCCATCGGCGATCTCCGCTCCAAACGGGGGATGGACCCAGGCCCCCGCATCCCCGGGGGGCACGTTGTCCAGATGGCCCTCGACCATCACCGTCGGCCCGTCCCCGCGGGAGAGCTTTCCCACCACCGTGCCGAACGGACCCCGTTCGGCCTCGCAGAACGTGCGGAGGACCCGGAGCAGGTGCTCCGCCACCGCCCCCTCTTCTCCGGAGGGGCTGGGAATGCGCACCAGTTCTTGAGCTAGCTCGATAGGATCGATCATGTCAGATGGATCTCCACGATGTCCTTGTCCTGGACCACGTGGTCCAGGGGGACATGTTGGCCATCAAACCGGCCCGAGCCCCACAAGCGCACGTAGCGCAGCCGACTTACGAAGTCCTTGTGGATCTGGTCTACCACGTCGAGGATCGTCGCCCCCTCCCTGATCGTGTACGGCTTGCTCAGGTCCGGCGGCTGACCAGGCTTTTTCATGTACACCCGCACCACCCCCGCCACCTGGAAGATGGCCCGCCGCAGGTCCTCCAGGCCTTCCCCGGTCACGGTGGACGCTGCCGCTGCCGGAAACCGGCCGACGGCCCACTCCCGGAGCTCGCCCGCCCGGGCCGGAGCCAGGTCGGCCTTGAGCCCGATCGCCAGCGCCCGGCGCTCCACCGTCCGCCAGTCCACCTGGCGGCTGGCCCCTGCGGTGACGCGGATGTGGTGCTCCGCGAGGCGCGCAACGACCTCCTCCGCCTCCTCTTTCCACTGCGCGGAAGACAGGTCCACACACAGCGCCACCACGTCGGCCAGGCGGATGAGCCCATACACCCACCCTTTCGTGTACTCCCGGGTGATGGGGGGCAGGTCCACGAGCTGGATCTGGATGTCCTCGAACTCCATCATCCCCGGCAGGGGCTGGAAGGTGGCCATAGGGTAGGGGGTGATGAGTGGGGTGGCGTTGGTGAGCGCGGCGAGAAGGGAGGACTTCCCGGCGTTGGGCGGCCCCACCAGGGCCACCTGGGCCGCGCCCTCCCGGTCCATGTGGTACGTGACCCCGCCCTTGCCGGACCGGCGCCGCCCCTCCGCCTTCTCCTTGAGCTTGGCGATGCGGCGCTTGATGTCGGCCTGCATCTTCTCTGTCCCCTTGTGTTTGGGGATGGTGGCCAACATCTCCTGGAGCGCGTCCAGGCGCTCGTCGTCCGTCTTGGCCCGGTTGAAACGGTCCCGGGCGGCGATGAACTCGGGATTCAGGTTGGCCGGCATCGTCCTCTCCCATCTAAGGAGTGTAACGACCGGAAGAATTGGGTTCTAGCATCCGGACCTTCGGGCCGGTATAGTTGACCACCATGGCCAACCGAACCTGTGCGATGCTTGGGATCCGGTACCCCGTGTTCCTCGGGGGCATGGCCCACGTGGCCCGCGCCCCGCTCGTGGCTGCGGTGAGCGAGGCCGGCGGCCTGGGGATCCTCGCCAGTGGGGGCCTACGTCCGGAGGAACTGGAGCGGGAGATCGCCGAGGTCCGCCGTCGTACAAACCGGCCGTTCGGGGTGAACCTGATGCTGATGGACCCGAGCGCCCCCGACCACGCCGCGGTCGCGGCCCGGGCGCGGGTGGCGGCGGTGACCACCGGGGCCGGAAACCCCGGGAAGTACATGGATCCCCTCAAGGGGGCGGGGATCAAGGTGTTCCCGGTCATCCCCGCGGTGGCCCTGGCGGTGCGGATGGAGAAGCTGGGCGCGGACGGCGTCGTCGCCGAGGGCATGGAGGCCGGGGGGCACATCGGCACGGTCACCACGATGGCCCTGGTGCCCCAGGTGGTGGACGCGGTGAGGATCCCGGTGGTGGCCGCCGGGGGGATCGCCGACGGCCGGGGGATGGCCGCCGCGTTGGCGTTAGGGGCGGAGGGTGTCCAAGTGGGGACGCGGTTCCTCGCCTCGGAGGAGGCTCCGGTGCACCCCAACTACAAGCAGGCCGTCGTCAAGGCCGGGGACCGGGACACCATCGTCACCGGGCAGACGCTGGGCCGGCCGGTGCGGTGCCTCCTCAACAAGCTCACCAAGACCCTCGCCCAGTACGAGGAGGAGGGGCGGTCCCCGGACGAGTTCGAGGCCCTCGCCGTGGGCGGCCTCAGGCGGGCTGTGTACGACGGGGACCTCGATACGGGGTCCCTCATGGCTGGGCAGATCGCCGGCCTGATCCGCGAGGTCCTCCCGGTGCGGGAGATCATGGAGCGCATGGTCGCCGAGTGCCGGACGATCCTCGGCCGGGACCTGGGGTTTTAGGCCGTGAGCGTGGTCAATCCCCGCACGGAACGGGACCTCGAGCTCGCCAAGGTCCTGGAGCGCGTGGCCGCGTTCGCCTCGTCGTCCCTCGGGGCGGAGGCGGTGCGGGCCCTGCGGCCGTCGAGCGAACGGGAGACGGTCGCCCGCGAGTTCGCCCTCCTGCAGGAGATGGAGAAGGCGGTGCGGGATGGATTCGCCCCCGGGGCCCTTCACGACCTCGCCCCGATCCTCGACGAGGCCAAGGACCGCGGGAGCCTGGACCCGGAGCGGTTTCTGACCGTGGCCGCGACCCTCGCCGCGGCGGCCGACGTCCGCCAAGCGCTCGCCACGTCGAAGCTCCCCGGCCTCGCTGAGCTGGCGGAACGGCTCTCGGACCAAACCGGGCTCCTCGCGGCCATCTGGCGGGCGATCGACGAGCGGGGAGAGATCCGGGACGACGCCACCCCGAGGCTCCGGGCCTTGAGCCGTGAGCGGCGGGGGCTGGTGGACGAGATCACCGAGGCCCTGCGCCGCTTCCTCGACCGCAACCGCGACCTGGTCCAAGAGCCGGTGGTGACCCAGCGCGGGGGGCGATTCGTGATCCCCCTCAAGACCGGGGCCCGCGGGGCATCGGTGGTGGTCCACGAGACCTCGGCCAGTGGCCAGACCCTGTTCGCCGAGCCGGGGCCGGTGGTCCAGCTCAACAACCGCCTGCGCGAACTGGACGACGAGATCTGGCGGGAGCGGCTGCGGATCCTGGTCGAGCTCACGGAGGCCCTCCTGCGTGAAGAAACCCACCTCCGCCGGGACCTGGCGGTGCTGGCCCGGCTGGATTCCCTGTATGCCCGGGCCCGCTACGTCCAGGCGGTGCGGGGCGCGGTGCCGACCCTGGCCGAGGACGGGCGGGTGGAGCTGGTGGAGGCGCGGCACCCGCTCCTTGGGGAGCGGGCGGTTCCGGTGTCCATCGCGTTCGGCGGGGCCAAGCGCGTCGCCGTCATTACCGGACCCAACACCGGCGGGAAGACCGTCACGCTGAAGACGATCGGCCTCCTCACCCTGATGGCCCAGAGCGGTATCCCCATCCCCGCCTCGCCGAGCACCGTGCTCACCGTGTTCCCGCGCGTGCGGTCCGACATCGGCGAGGAGCAGTCCATCGAGCAGAACCTGTCCACCTTCTCCTCGCACATGAAGAACATCGTGGAGATCCTCGGCGAGACCGACGAGCGAACCCTGGTGCTCCTGGATGAGCTCGGGGCTGGGACCGACCCTCAGGAGGGGGCGGCGCTCGCTCTCGCGATCCTGGAGAGGCTCCTCGAAATCGGAGCTACCGCCGCGGTGGCGACCCACCTTACCCCCCTGAAGCACTTCGCGATCTCCCACCCCGGGGTGCTGTCGTGTTCGATGGAGTTTGACCTCGAGACCCTATCCCCCACGTACCGGGTGCAGGAGGGGGTGCCCGGGCGGTCGTGCGCCCTGATCATCGCCGAGCGGTTGGGGCTCCCGCGGGAGCTCGTCGAGGCGGCGCGGGGGAAGCTCACGTCCGGGGAGATCCAGGCCGAAGAGATCATCGAGGAGCTGGAGCGCGAGCGGAGCGCGGCCCGCCGGTTGCGGGCCAACCTTGAACTGGAGCGGGACGTCGTCCGCAAGATGCGCCAGGACTACGAGCGGCGGCTCCTGGCGCTCCGGGAAAAGAAGGCCGAGGCCCTGGGGCAGGAACTGGCCCGTCTGGAGGAGGAGATCCGATCTGCCCGCAAGGAGCTCTCCGAGCTCATCGCCCAGGCCCGCGCCGCGGAGTCGGCCGAGGAGCGGCGGAAGATCCTGCGCCGGGTGGAGGAGGTGGCCGCCGGGGCGCCCCCGCCTCCGCCCGAGGCCCATCCGGCCCCGAAGCTCGCGGAAGGGGCGACGGTGCGGGTGCGGGCCACCGGGACGGTGGGCACCGTGCTGCGGGTGGACGGGGACCGGGTGGAGGTGGAGGTGAAGGGCCGGCGGGTGGAGCTCCCCCCGTCGTCGCTGGAGACGGCCGAGCCCCTGCCCCCGCCGCGGGTGGCCGGGCCGGTGCTCCCCTCCGTGGAGCAGGTGAGCCTGGAGCTTTCCGTGCGCGGGCTAACCGTGGCCGAAGCCGAACGCGAGGTCACGGCGTGGCTCGATCGGCTCCTCCGCGCCGGGATCCACACCGGCCGGATCGTGCACGGCAAGGGGACCGGGGCCCTCCGGCGGGCCCTCCACGCCTACCTCGCACACGTGCCCTACGTGAAGCGGTTCCACCTCGCCCCGCCCCAGGAGGGCGGCGACGGGGTGACGATCGTGGAGCTGTGATCCCGCGACGGGACTTCGTCGCGTTCTGATCCCATCCATCCGCACCCCGGAGACGCTCGGGATGCAGCTCTTCCTCACCCGGGAGGTGGGGAAGCCTACCGGCGCAGGATGATCTTGCGGCGGTTCCCGCCGACGAGCTCGAGCCGCACCCAAAGCGCTCCCGCCGGGATGAGGGCGGCGATACGGTCCGCCCACTCCACCGCCGTCACCCCCTCCTCGGGAGGGAGGAGGGCGGTCAGCCCGACCTCGGCGAGCTCCTCGGGACGGGCGATGCGGTAGGCATCGAGGTGGTGGAGGGGCAGCCGCCCCCGGTACGTGCGGGCGAGGACGAAGCTCGGGGACAGGACCTCCTCCTTCACGAACAACCCCCGGGCCAGCCCCTTGACCAGGGTTGTCTTCCCCGCCCCGAGCTCCCCCACCAGGGCCACCACGTCGCCGTCGCGGAGGTCGCCGGCGAGCCCCGCCCCGACTTCGGCCGTCTCCTCGGCGCCGTCGGTGATGACCACCCGTTCCATCTACGTGCGGAGCCTCGCGCCCAGCGCAGCCAACCGGCCGAGGATCCGGGCCACGGCCGCGTCGACCTCCTCCGAGGAAAGCGTCCGCGCCGGATCGCGGAACGCAAGCTCGTAGGTCAGGCTGATCTGGCCGGCGGGAACGCCCGGGCCCTGGTAGAGGTCGTACAAGAACGCGGATTCCACCAGGGCCTCGCCGAGGATCGCCGCGCGGACCTCCCCCTCCGGCACGTCCCGGGGCACAAGGAGGGAGAGATCCCGCCTGGCCGCCGGGGACCGGGGCACGGGCTTGTACTGGACTGCCCGTGCCGCCGCGGCGAGCGGGGCCAGCTCAAGCTCCAGCGCCAGGGCCCGCCGCCCGCCGGGGAGGTCCTGCACAAGCTCCGGGGCCAGTTCCCCCAGCCAGCCCACCGTCCGGCCGGCCAGGACCACGCTCGCCCGGCGCGCCGGATGCAGGCGATCGTCCGCGCACGGGGCGAGCTCGACCTCGGGCACGCGCAGGGCGGCGAGGAGGGCGTCCAACACCCCCTTGAGGTCGGCCGGGGCGTACTCGGCCTTGCCCGCGAGCGGGGTCGGAGGACGCCCGGCCAACGCCACCCCGACCCGTTCGTCCTCGTGGACCTCGTCCCCTGCCCACGCGAACACCCGGCCCACCTCGAACAGGGCCACCCCAGGGGCCTGCGACTCCAGGTTCTCCCGTACTGCCGCCAAGAGCCCGGGCAGAAGGCTCGCCCGCAGCCCATCCTGGCCTTGGGCCATCGGATTCCGCAGCCGCACCTCCGCCTCCCCCGCCGGCACCAGCCCGAACGAGTAGACCTCGGTCAGGCCGAGGGCGACCAGGACCTCCCGCACCCGATCGGCGAACCCCTCCCGCGGCTCCTTCGTCCCCACCCGGGGCGCCACCACGGGCGGGACGGCCGGGATCCGGTCATAGCCGTACAGGCGGGCCACTTCCTCGATGAGGTCGATCTCCCGGGCGAGGTCCCGCCGGAACGGGGGCACCCGCGCCTCCCATCGGTCCCCGCGGTCCTCGACCGCCAGCCCCAGCCGGGCCAGCCCTGAGGCGACCTCGGCCTCGGGCACCGTGGTCCCGAGGACCGCGTTCAGCCGGGCCTTGCGCAGGGCCACCACCGGGGTTCGCCCGGGGGCGAGGTACGCGTCCACCGCGCCGCGGGCGATGCGCACCGGGGCGTGGCGGGCGAAGAGGGCGCAGCACCGGCGGGAGGCGAGGTCCGCCGTCTCCGGGGGCAGGTCCCGCTCGAACCGCAAGCTTGCCTCGGTGCGGAGCCCCAGGGCCCGCCCGCCCCGCCGGACCCGGGCCGGGGAGAAGCTCGCCGCCTCCAAAAGCACCGTGCGCGTGCCGTCGTGGACCTCGGTGTCCGCCCCCCCCATCACCCCGGCTACCGCCACCGGACGCGCTCCGTCCGCGATCACCAGCACCTCCGTGGTCAGGGCGCGGTCCACCCCGTCCAGGGTGCGGATGCGCTCTCCCGGCCGGGCCCGGCGCACCACGATCCGCCCCTCCGCGAGTTTCCCGTGGTCGAACGCGTGCAGGGGATGGCCGAACTCGAGCATCACGTAGTTGGTGACGTCCACCACGAACGTGAGCGGGCGCATCCCGGCCTTGAGGAGCCGCGCCTGAAGCGGCAGCGGCGATGCCCAGGGCCGCACGTCCAGGACCAGGCGGGCGATGTACCGGGGGCAGTCTACGGCGGACTCTACCTCCACCGCCGTGAGCGCGCCGGCCTCGGGCCCTTCTTCGGGGAAGGCGAGGTCTGGTTCCCGAAGATCGGTACGGAACAGGGCCGAGACCTCCCGTGCGATTCCATAGAGGCCAAGGAGGTCGGGGCGGTTGGACGTGATCTTGAGGGTGAGCACGGTGTCCGGGAACTCGAGGAGCGGGGCCAGGTCTGCCCCGGCCTCGAGCCCCGCGGGCAGGTTCCAAATCCCGCCCGACTTGGCCTCCAGGCCCAGCTCCTGACGGGATAGGATCATCCCGCGGCTTCGGACGCCGCGGATGGTGGCCGTGGTCACCTCCCCGCCGGGCAAACGGGCCCCGGGCACGGCCAGGGGGACCAGCCCCCCCACCTCGACGTTGGCCGCGCCGCACACCACGGTGTACCCCTCCCGGCCCACCTCCACCTGGCACACCGAGAGGCCCGCCGCCTTGGGGTGGGGTTCGCTGGCCGCGACCCGGCCCACCACCACGCCCTCCGCCGCGTACGTCTCCGTCCGCTCCACCTCCAGGCCGGCCAGGGTCAGCCGCTCGGCAAGGTCCTCCACCGGGATCTTCGGGAGCTCCACGTACTCCGCGAGCCACCTCAGGGATGCCCGCATGACCTGTCCTCCTTACTGGGCGGCTTGGATGCCAAAGTAGAGGATACCCGTCCCGGTTGGGGGCAATGGCCAAACCATGCCCAGCACCCCGGTGAACGCCACCAGCCCGCCGAACGCCTCGACCTGGACCACCAACTCCCCGCCGACCTCGGCGTAGGTGGGGATCATGGTGGGAAGGGCGTCGTGGTCCCAGACCCGGCCCGCGGAGAGGTAGAGGCGGGGGCGGACCTCGGTGACCAGGGCCGCCCCACCCAGCGAATAGCTCGGGCGCATCGGCGGCAACCACAGCCACCCGGAAACGAAGGCTTTCCGTTCCCCTCGCGGGAGCGGGGATCCGGGGCCGACCGCGAGCGCGCGTAGCTCGGGAAGGGAGAACAAGAGCTCCGTCGGGAGCCCCGGGTCGGCGAACCCCACGGACAACGTGAGGCCGAAATAGGTGTGGGGAGCAAGCCCGACGAGCCCGCTGTGGGCGACCGCGATCCGCTGTCCACGGCCGGGCAGGGCCAGGAACGAGAGCCCTCCCCCGTGGACGCGGCGGATCATCTCTTGCCAGGACAGGTCCAGGCCGAGGGTGAGGTAGGGCCGGCGGGCGACGGTCACCGTCACATCCCCCACAGGCTCCCAGTACGTGCTGGTCGCCCCGGTGGGAGGGGTGGCCCACAGCGTTCGGGTCACGGAGAACGCCCCCACCAGCGTGTCGCTGATCGCCCCCCAACCCTGCACTTCCCAATCCCGCCCGTACCGAACCCACCCCCCGGCCGCCGACGCCTGGGGGTACACCGCCCACCCGAACCGGTCGAGGTAGCTGATGGCCACCCCGCCCGACTCCACGTCCGGCCGGACCAGGTACCCGTCCAAGGGCAGGGCGTTGCCCTCGGTGGCCACCACGAACCGCCGCGGCCACACGTTGTTCAGCCGGTCCACGTCCAGGGCGTGGTGACCGGGGTCCACGACCACCTCTAGGACCGGGAACTCTGTCCTGAACTCCAGCACCGTCTCGGCTTCCTCCCCGGCCCAGACCTGCGCCGCCCGCTCCCCTCCCGCCCCCCGCGCCTCCACGGTCACCGGCATGGACCCGGTCCCCTGGCGGCGGAGCTGAACCCAGGCCACGTGCCTTCCCTCCGCGCGGCCCCGGGTGACCCCGACCACGGCGTAGTCGGCCTGGGCGTCCCCGTACACCCACTGGGAGAAGAACGGCGCGAGGTCCTGGCCGGTGGCCTCCTCGAGGAGGGCCTGCAGGTCGGCGACGGTTACCGTCCCCCCGAGGGCCGCGGCGTGGATCTTGCGGAGGACCTTGTCGAACGTGTCCTCGCCCACGAGGTGGGCCAGGGCACGGAGGACGAGGTACCCCTTGTCGTACAGGCGCACCCCGCTCACTTGGCCATAGCGGACCTCGGCGGTGGGCTTGACCACCGCCTCGTCGAACCCCTGAAACGCGGTCCCGAGGTAGGGGAGCTCGGTGAGGTGCTCACGCAGGTTCACGAACCCGAGCATGAACTTGGCGATGCCCTCGCCGAGCCCGGCCTGGGCGAACTGGAACACGTTGCCCCCCTCGGCCCCGAACGCCTCCTCGTACCAGCGGATGGCGAGGTACTGGGCCATCCCCTCCGACAGCCAGTTCTCCGCGTCCAGGTCCACCCCGATCCCGATCCCCCACCACAGGTGGGCGAGCTCGTGGGCGAGGATGTACCGCCCGTAGCGGGAGAGGATGCCCCCAGCGGTGAGGTCCTGGCGCGCGAAGAACCAGCGAGGCAAGTACACGGCCCCGTCGGCCGTCAGCGCCATCCCCACCTCGTTGGGGTGCTCCACGAGGAGGAGCCGGTCGTGGGGATACGGTCCGTATCGGTCCCCGTAGTAATCGAGGATCTCCTGCACATACGTGGCCAGGGCCCGCACCTGGTCCTCGTCCCCCGGCAGGGCCACCGCGTCCACGGTGAGGCCCTCCAGCGGTAGACGAACCCAGCGCAACTTGTCGCCGGGACCGAAGAACAGGGACACCGAGCGTACCGGATGGCCGAACCGCGTGGTGAAGGAGATCCCGGCGTCATCCTCCTCTCGGGTGGCCTCCCCCGGCAGCGCCGCGTCCCAGCCCGAGGGAAGCCTGAGCACGAGCTCGTAGTCATGGGCCGGGAGGATCAGGGGCCAGGGGTCGGCTGCGGGCGGGGCAAACGTGATGGGATGCCATCCGAACCGCCACGTGTACAGGTCCCCAAGCCGGCCCGGCTCCCCACCCCACACATGGGGGAACCGGGTGCGGAAGTCGATGCGCAGCTCCCCATCCCCGGGCGGGAGCTCCACCCGCAGGAGCACATCGTCCAGAGAATAGGTCTGCACGGTCGGCGGCGCCGGGAGGAGCTCGTAGGCGACCTCTGCCTCCCCGGCCGGGGTGGCCCAGACCACGCTGTCGATCTCCGTCCACGACGGGTCGAACCCGGCCACGTAGGTCGCGTCCTGGACCACCGGGGACAGGTAGGGGTTGGGCGCTCGGCCCAGGTTGGCCAGGAGGGCGAACCACGCCTCACCGGGCGCGTTCTCCCACCGCACCCATTGGCTCCCGGCGATCACGTGCTCCTCGGGCAAGAACCGGGCCTCGATGCGGATGTCCGCACCCCACGCCGCCTGGGCCGCCACCACGGCCATCATGGAGAACAGGAAAATGCGCAATGGGTCTCCTTTCACTCCTCTTCGGGGGCCGGCTCCGGGAGGATGGTGAGGCGCACCGAGGTGATCTCCCGCTCGCTCGCGCTTTCCACGGTGATGTCCGCCCGCCCGATGGTCAGCCGCGTCCCCTTCTCCGGGATGTCGCCCAGCTTCTCCAGGATGAGGCCGGCGATGGTCACCGCCTCCTCCTCGGGGAGGTCCAGCTCCAAGGTGCGGTTGATGGTACGGATCTCCGCGTCCCCGTCCACCAACGCCTCGGTCGCCGAAAGCCGGCGGATGAGCGGTCGGGACCGGCGCCGGTCGTACTCGTCCTCGATCTCGCCCACGATCTCCTCCAGGATGTCCTCCAGGGTGACGATGCCTGCCACCCCGCCGTACTCGTCCACCACCACCGCCATGTGGGACCGCTCCTGCTGGAACTGCCGCAGGAGCGCGCTGATCGGCTTGGTGGTGGGGACGTAGGATACCGGCCGCAGGA
This Candidatus Acetothermia bacterium DNA region includes the following protein-coding sequences:
- the pheT gene encoding phenylalanine--tRNA ligase subunit beta, translated to MRASLRWLAEYVELPKIPVEDLAERLTLAGLEVERTETYAAEGVVVGRVAASEPHPKAAGLSVCQVEVGREGYTVVCGAANVEVGGLVPLAVPGARLPGGEVTTATIRGVRSRGMILSRQELGLEAKSGGIWNLPAGLEAGADLAPLLEFPDTVLTLKITSNRPDLLGLYGIAREVSALFRTDLREPDLAFPEEGPEAGALTAVEVESAVDCPRYIARLVLDVRPWASPLPLQARLLKAGMRPLTFVVDVTNYVMLEFGHPLHAFDHGKLAEGRIVVRRARPGERIRTLDGVDRALTTEVLVIADGARPVAVAGVMGGADTEVHDGTRTVLLEAASFSPARVRRGGRALGLRTEASLRFERDLPPETADLASRRCCALFARHAPVRIARGAVDAYLAPGRTPVVALRKARLNAVLGTTVPEAEVASGLARLGLAVEDRGDRWEARVPPFRRDLAREIDLIEEVARLYGYDRIPAVPPVVAPRVGTKEPREGFADRVREVLVALGLTEVYSFGLVPAGEAEVRLRNPMAQGQDGLRASLLPGLLAAVRENLESQAPGVALFEVGRVFAWAGDEVHEDERVGVALAGRPPTPLAGKAEYAPADLKGVLDALLAALRVPEVELAPCADDRLHPARRASVVLAGRTVGWLGELAPELVQDLPGGRRALALELELAPLAAAARAVQYKPVPRSPAARRDLSLLVPRDVPEGEVRAAILGEALVESAFLYDLYQGPGVPAGQISLTYELAFRDPARTLSSEEVDAAVARILGRLAALGARLRT